Proteins from a genomic interval of Neovison vison isolate M4711 chromosome 4, ASM_NN_V1, whole genome shotgun sequence:
- the LOC122905327 gene encoding 40S ribosomal protein S24-like, with amino-acid sequence MVIDVLHPEKATIPKTEIWEKLAKMYRAMTDVIFIFGFRVHFDGGRTTGFGMIDESLDYAKKNEPKSDSQDMACMREKDVKKTAKGTQKQKEESQGDCKSQCRHWQKVLRKELKLNNRRSDFICGACADFS; translated from the coding sequence ATGGTCATTGATGTCCTTCACCCTGAGAAGGCAACAATACCTAAGACAGAAATTTGGGAAAAACTAGCCAAAATGTACAGGGCCATGACAGATGTCATATTCATATTTGGATTCAGAGTCCATTTTGATGGTGGAAGGACAACTGGTTTTGGCATGATTGATGAGTCCTTGgattatgcaaagaaaaatgaacccaaaaGTGACTCTCAAGACATGGCCTGTATGAGAGAAAAAGATGTCAAGAAAACAGCAAAAGgaacacagaaacagaaggaagaaagtcaGGGGGACTGCAAAAGCCAATGTCGGCACTGGCAAAAAGTGCTGAGAAAAGAGCTGAAATTGAACAACAGAAGGAGTGACTTTATCTGCGGTGCTTGTGCAGACTTTTCGTGA